From the genome of Vitis riparia cultivar Riparia Gloire de Montpellier isolate 1030 chromosome 2, EGFV_Vit.rip_1.0, whole genome shotgun sequence:
AACATTGGAGCCAGCCATTTAACGAGCACATCCAAATCACATCACCAAGCAGATTCCAAAATGTCGATTAAGTTGGGATTATTCAACATACCAAATTAATGAAGTTACCAAGAACAATAAAGGATATCCCATCCCACCATCTACCAGATTTTAAAATGTGGAATAAGTATCAAAATATTTAGCATATGAAACTAAGCGAAGGTAATTCAACCTAAATTTGGATCTCTATTGCACTGTGGGTCCAAAGTCCCTATATGTTCAAAATAAGATACAGAAGAAAACCCAAGGAAGCTGCTGATAGTCCATGATCATATTCTAACAAAAAATACATAGCGCTGAATGTTACCTTTGCAAGAAGCTTCTTTTGATACCGATAGCCCTAATAAGATAAGTCAAGAAAACATTattggaaaacaattttaatcAACTAACTTTAAATACAAAATGTAGATAAtagaatcataaaaaataactgtATAATAACCTTGTCAGTTCCATAAATGTAATCACAGTAGGTGAAGACTGAAGCAAAGTTACTTTGGCTTTGTCCCCCAACATAGTGATGGTAATCATGGTGATCAGCACCACCATAAAATGGTATATATTTCGTAGGACTCCAGGGAAAGTCATATCTGTACGAACATACATAAGTTGTTACAACATGCTCCAAGTGCCACCTCAATTAAGTTTCTAGTGCAAAACATAGACAAAGGAGAAAATGAatatcataaagaaaaaaaagtatatcattcttattttgtTGATCCCAGTAATTCTATTGCCAATAGAGGAAAGGGAGAATGATATTGTAGGCTTACAGGACAACCAAAAAAGTTTATATAATACATCCTCCTTGGGCTAAAAGTTCAGAGAATATCAAGTTACAattaaaaaacacataaaaGTTATCGAACTCTTTCAAATCTATCTTGAAAAGCAAACAAGTACCTACAATTATGCATTTGTTCAGTGAATGAACATCACATTCAGAATTGGATATTAGTAAACAAAAATAGATGCAGTAAGTGCATCTCTTTGTTCCAAATTTGCCATATAACTATTAACAACTCTAAGCAGATTACTTCATTTCACTACTACTAAGAAACCCCTTCTATTTTCCAACTTCACAGTTAcgttttttggtaaaataataaGCTACATGTGAGCCTATATGTCTATTTCCGAGAACATTATCATACAAGCAGCATGTGCCACCAGGGGAATCCTTCTCAGCAACCATCAATCAAGGTCCTTATTTAATGCTAATTATCCACACAACCAAACAATGTAGTCATTTGTTTGATAGCTTGCCCACACAACACCAAAAGCATATTGACTGCATGGATCCTTTTTTAATAACCCCCTACATTTAGAATGAGTATTCTGTTAATTTTACTATAATTAACGAAACTCAACATCAATGTAACAATTAGGTCTTTTCTGTTAGTGATGCCCCTCAAATCTGTTGCCCCCACGCTCCCCTTCCCCAACCACATGTAAACAGCACCCTCTCTAATAATTTGCTAAAATCTCGAATATCTCATTTGTTGTGATTAATAATCACCAAACTAATTTTTTCTTAGTTAATCTAAACTTTAAAACTTTCACTGAAAACTAGTTAATAGAGATTACTGAATTTTTCTCACATATATCCGAATTCTAATGGGTTACCAACTAGCCCAAAATTCTATTTGTCATATTCTGGTTAGAACCCTCAAATATctcctctgatttttttttatagcatgCATATTCTGGGCCCAGGGTCACCACAAGGCCATCTAAGCTCACAATTCTAGGCCACTTGAATCCTTTTTACATAGAAAAACACTAAAAGCATTCCTTCCATCTTTCCAAAAATCGCTATACTCCACCAAGGCTCTTTGCCCATCTCCAACAAGGCCTTTGCTCATCACTTATGCCTTTAATATGAACTGTGACTCTTAACCAATTTGTGGACACCTTCCTTGCCTTGGTGACCGCCACCTAAGATTTATGAGGTGATTACCTACTAGCAAGGTCACTGAAGAATATAGCAATAACCTTCaaccaaaataacaaaaaaaaaaaaaaaaccatcaagtTGTAAAAAAAGGGCTTGGATGGAGATGGgagtaaagaaaacaaaacagcCAAAGCAACAGAGTATTACTACAGCTGAGCTTGAAAATAATCAAGATACTTTATCCGTATTAGGTGACAAGCAACAATAGTGATTATCAAGATAATTTTAAGCACATTATCTATGTGCATAAAGTTAAAGCACCTAACgattcaaataattaatataaaaaaaatgaaatttagtcCTCCAGATTATCTGAAAAGATCCCATCCAACCTCAAATTGAAGTAAAATCCAATTCAGCTCAGCACCACATCTTGAATGCACAGAAAAACAGATTGAACTAATTCTTTCACCtgcaaaaataaattgcaaCTCCAAAATTTCTTAACCAAAGGCTTGGCATCTGAATCTCCTTCAACCTTGTACCTTGGTATGGCTTTGTACTCACATTAAAAGCAAAAACTATACAATAGATCTAGCCTATAGGAAAGACTGCACCTAATAACAATGAGAAAAATCAGACTATAATAATTCCACCCTCAATTGTAGAGCCCTGTGGCAATTTAACAGTTCCacaatttccaaacaaaaactataaatgaattaaaaaaaataataataaaagaaacataataataataagatttggaaaaagaaataaaaaaaaagaagaagaagaagaagaaaagtaaaaagaaaaaagaaagaagaagaagaagaaaagcacATCTCTGATTCTATTCTTCACCAAGAAAAGGTAAATCACTAGGAAAGATCCTCCACAAAAATACTTTATAGAGAAACTACACGTTAGGGTACACGTTAGGGtagaagagaaaggaaaagagagaaagaagcgGTACTGTTAACATCATTTCATCACAATCAACTAAAGCACAAAACGACAATCAGCAACTGAAAGAAATTAGCATGCGTACCCACTATGAGTGTCAATGGCTTCAATCTGCCGAAGAGCAATCCACAACCAAAATGTGATTATGTGCCCAGGGGCCATTGCTGGCCCAAGAAAAGACGGAATTCCAAGGATCAAAATCTCAGCCCAGTGTGCATAAGGTGCCGCAAATCCAATTGGAGCTGTATACTCATGGTGAACCCGATGAATCTTCTCATACCCCCATTTACAATGCAGGAACCTATGGATCCAGTAATTGGTAAAATCCTCAACCATAAAATAGACCGCGAGTTGCATAAGAATCTCCCACCCAGATGGCAATGGCAAACTTGTACGAATCCCAATCATCTATGAACAAACAACAAATGTCTTGAAAATCGAATCACGCTGATTCCAtgaattctaaaattatttataatccCAAAGAATCACAATAATTACCCAATAATCCGATTAAATTTCGAGAAGCAACACATTCTTCAGTTTCAAGATCAGTCACAAATAAACTAGCactagaaacataaaaaattctCCTAAATTGAAAAGCCATAAATCTCATtacaaaacacaaaaaacttgcAACAACCACCCAATTGCAAGCtagaaaattaacaaattccTCAAATCCAAACCCTACAAATCATATACCAAATATCGGATATTTCACAGCAATTGCCGAAAACAcactatggaaaaaaaaataacaaatcacAAAATTCAGAATCCCGATCAAGAAATTCAGAAAATCACATACAACCCACATAAATGTACCTTGATGGAAGGGTAGGAGACGAGCTGGAGAGGaccaacaacaaagaaaaacatgCTCATAACGTCCTTGTAGCACCGAAATATATCGGCCGAAGACAGCCTCACCTTGGGCTGAATCTTAAACTTATCTAAGCCGGAAGATCGCGAGAGCTCCATGAAGACCAACGGAAGAGGGACGACAGAGAAGATAAGGAAGAGGAAAAGAATGTTGTGGCAGTAAAGGAAGTAATCAGACTTGTTGGCAGAGTAATTGAGCCATACGGTTTCCGGAAACGTGAGGTTCCGCCCCAGAAACGCCTCTGCCTCCTGGAGAGTCTTGTAGGGCAACATTGGTCGGCGGCGGAACCCTAGGTGGCAGAGATGGCGGAACAGGGAGGCGAGTGGAAGCGAATGGGTGGTGCgaagaagaaaacaacaaatGCGACTCCACTTAACCAGTCAAGGTTTGTttactataaatatatataatgcgGGAAATGCATTTTCGGAATATTTTTTGAACTCCGTTTGGATTTCCTGCTGTTTCttatggaaattaaaaaaataaaaccaaaagttATTACCCCATGGACCGCTTTGCTGGCACTGCCTCTGTGCCGCTGGCCCTTCataatttggaattaaaatttttttttctaaatatatatatatatatatatatatatatatatatatatgttataattatgaatttggacacatattattaataatttcctTTCCTGCCATGATTGCCTTGTAGCACTTGTTAatatactctctctctctctctctctctctctatatatatatatatatatagtcaaaGTATTAGTCTACAAACTtgaaattatgataaaattatagaaaatgtgtTGTGAAGATATTTTCCTATTCCtagttaataaaataattgcTGAAATCTTTAGAAGTcatttgaaaaagtttttattataaattattagtgTCAATTCATATTATgagttttctttccttttctattcAATGTTTTTGTCATGAAGTATCTCAGATTTCTATTtagtgtcattttttttttatagagaatagtatataaaatattttgtaagttgatacattattataatatgatatttttttataaaataagaaaagttgttaaaaatgtctctataaatattttaggttatgaAATGAAAAGGTTATGAGATAGAGatgtatatataaaagttatataagttggatagagatgtgaggaataACGCAAGCTACCGATGGAGCAAGATGGTTTGTGGTAACGTGGTTTGTGGTAGAGTATGAATACAAGAAGTGAAGAAATATGAGATGTTTTGAGAACCCAGTAATTGTATCTTATTCTTTTATCTCTAATATTCTCTATTATATGATGGAATGATTATTTCTCATCCATTGACATAAGTATAATTGATCAAATCACATTAAAACCTCGAATAACATACATATGATTGTCTTATCTTTATGTTATTGAATTAACCTTATTTGCATGAAACCTTTCACTCACAATAGTTTagtgaaattgtttttttttttaaatgtttttaggaaAACAATAGAGATGACGATTTGGGATTTTGGATGGGTCACTCTCATCCCAATCTTGtattgtttattcaaaataattttcatatttgtctCATTAAAAATGTTTAACGGGTAGGGTAGGTATATGAATTGCCCATACCTGCCTAACCCCACCCagtttaacatttaaaaaaaaaaaaatcatattaaaataaatgtattttataaataattaaaatattataaaatttataactttctattgaaaattattttttattattatatattaaaaataaataaatttattttattttttaaaatttaattttatatataattagggCGGACGAGTAAGGGAGGGATGGGACAAGATAATATTCAAACTCATtccgagttttaaaaaaaaagctcGAATTTACCCTTAAtctgtttatttaaattttaaacctaTCCTATTAAACACGAGCGTGAATTGAGTATCCAAAATAACCTACCCTATTATTATTCCTACCTATcaagtatttttttagaaaatactataaataatttttcattacaACAAACCATtcgtcaaaattttaaaagcgtcttttaaaaatatttttaaattaaagatattttctaaaatcaaagcAATTGTCATATGTTACGTGCACGTATGTGtctatatatatgatatatagatatatatatatatatatatattatgtttttattttaatagtataCCCAAATCAGTAGTAACAAGCATCCAATCAACACCGATAAACAATGAGTTATTTGAGTGAGATTCAATGAATTAACATTGATCCCATCATTGTCCCAATAAAAAACTAAGTCATAAGTTACCCAACTTaccatatatttaaataaaaagaacaagaatCCCCAAATAACAccgttaaaataaattttaatatcttttttatttatttttaataacagacaatacttaaaaataaataaataaataataataataatagtgggGAAAAACAGGAGGCAAGTGAGTCGAGCTGGGACGTGGGAGTATGTTGAACAGGCAGCACGTGTCACGCCTTAGGGAACGGCAGCAGCTTCCAGATCCATACATAGCACAACACATTCTCCTGCCGTCTACGTTTCCACATTTCCACCTCTTTTGCATGTTTTCTCGGCTTCTTTGTCATTCTCTCTTCTTATCCCTGTTTGTTTAcgcttttcatttttatattaaatgaaGGGGAGGGGTGTGTTGGAAAATCAAAGAATCAATTAAATCATGTATACCTAATATTTAATGATGCATAACCAtgtaatttaaaacaaaaaatataattaatgttatatttggtcactattttctcaaaacaattttcttttccttttttaaattaaaaaataagaaattttaacaatagaaaacaaaaaaatgggacatttttgaagaatattttttaaaacagtatTTACTTgcttttttaggattattttaaaaaataattatacaaatataaaaaataattaaaaataaaaacattatatatatatatatatatatatatatatttaaataaaaaatatatatatcattatagAAACTCccagtgaaaaataaaatttaaaaataattaaaaaaatcttaatatcaaagttaatataacaaataagaaaattaatatccATTTATCCAATTATAAATTTCAGTCACATCGcaaaatcattcaaataatGGAACTTGTTTCTTAAGTCTTATATCAAAGCAAtacaaaatgttgttttcacGCATTCTGATGTTGAATTAGTTCATAATATCTAATCATTCTTTACTTGTATGGAAAAACGCATTGTAACAATTAAAACGCCGCCCAAACACGGCCCAGGGGGTGGAAGGTGGGGGTGATGATGTCACTGCGTCAGGCCATCAGCCATGCAAAAGCAGAGTGGTCGGAATTCAAAATAGTCAAAAGTAGAAGGGCCCACAATCTAAGACTATTTAGCCCAACTTGTCGAtaatcaattttcataaaagCCCTCTTAGTACGTTCATCAACCTTTAGTACGTCTCATACGGCATGTGTTacctttttatttacttatttttcatttatttatttattttggatgatGATGGGTTTCAAACTTTTGGttaattacttatttatttttaattatttgacaaataattttaattaaattatatataaatgaacataaattctactattcaaatccattcaattagATAACATAATTTATTAGATTAGATAATATTGTTGTAATTCATTAAACTTAGTCACATCATTCTAACtcgtataatttattttaaaatacttttagaatgtgtttggttttcaaaatatttgaaaaaaaaaatacaaagaaatgaaatagagtaaaagtagaagaaaaagttaggaaaaataaaaaatagatttaaatgtaataaattatttttatatatttattcaaattcatttttttatttatctctattatagtaaaattaaataatttaaaaatatatacattttaaattaattttaattatcttttatttttaatatatatattttttagcgaaaccaaacatagcctagtttattttaaattttaagttttaattttttaaaatcttagttaattataattataattataatatgtctatgatataaaaaatatatattttttaattttttatccttcttatttgttatttttattcacctctcctttaacttaaaataaatggaatatatatgataaaattttaaattaatgatattaagATGTATCTAACCCGAGCCTTGagggtgaatgaaattaattcaaatttgtatCATGTTATTGTGTTATGTCAAAAATTTGTATCGTATTGTTATGTCATGTCAAAATTGCTAATTGTATTTAGTTAACATAaactttcatttaaaataacTATTAGCTTATTACACCGGATTATTTTAAATagcctttaaaaataaaagttatttttttaaatgtataacattatttttacaatcatttttttcaaataaataacaatttttttttacaaaaaaaaaaaaaaacaagtgaaagttATCATTGTATGTTTTTAAAGACCTAAAACGTTCTAGCAAAATAACACATAGATGGGGTGAAtgaatgtttttataaaatttaaacctTTATGACTCAATTAAACACTATGAAACTACAAATGATTAATGAAAATTCAATCACACGTAAGAAACAAGGTGTTTCATAGAAAACACTCacattaattatgaaaataaaatatcatacaaTTTAAAACcccaaataaaaaatccattGTATGAGATCATAATATACAGATTTACCTTGTTGCTTACCTtgagatttattatttaataccTATATTATGATTCATGTTCATGACTCAAAGAACTTGAATGCTCTAAGGATTCGTTTCGacctttgattttttaaatttatggaCAATTTGACATACAATAACTCTATATTGTCTTTTTATGTAATCTCACTAACTCTTAAATTATATTGGAGTATAACTTTTTTCTAAGTAACTCCTCAAACTCTTCAATAATTTGAGACCAAacactaaggctatgtttgtttccaagaaaatacgaaagaaagaaagaaaaatgtcaagaaaaataatttgttcatgtttggtttcaccaTAGAAagtatggaaaaaataaaattaaaaatagttagaaatttatatattttaaagttatttaacttttatatgaTAGAGGAAAATAAGTGTAATGAGTTtgaataaacatataaaaataatttattaattttgaatacattttttatattccgtcaattttttttttcatataaccaaacagagcacaataatttaaaattttggtttatctaaatctctcattaagaaaaaaaaaatcaataaattattttcagtgTTGTCAATCCCATGTGGTTTCCAACATGTTAAGCCATGTGTTGTAGTAGTTCCAACACGTTTGGTCATTTCTCCACCgaatatagaataaaataattaccaCAAAATTGTAGGGGACTTCCCCGTGTGACCACATGGCAAGCTACCTTGACTCCACGTGGTATTCTTATATCTCTGTCCGGACGAATGTAACCATATCTGAATATCCAATCTAGATTAGAAGTACTAGTAGCCAATTACTTGGTGTTCCTCTAAAACTACGCAATGCACTCCAAATAGGTTTTCTGACCCACTCACATGAACAATCATTCTCCCTATGCTAGGAGCACGCTTGATGAGACGTCATCCTGTCTCTACAGGCGGCTTGCTACACACTGCACCATAGCGCCTGCAGACTGAGGTGACAAGTGAACCATCAGGTCACTCCCACTAGCAATCCCTGTCAGCCGCCTAAAGGGTGATGACTACTCTGTCACCAACTGTGCTGTCATAATGACTATGAAAGTTAAGAAGTCATCTCAGCATAGATGTGACACCGTTCTAGACACTATAAAAGCCCTCCTCCAGTTCAAAATCAAGGTACGCGCACATACAAGACTCATTTTTAACTCCTAAAAGGGGGCAACATCTCAAGTTCACTTTCATCATCTGACTTGAGCTttggagggtgtgtccggacaaccTGGTTGGGCATTTTTTGTAGGAAAGAAGGGAAAAACATCGCTCCTAGTTGACCTGACATCAACAAAAATATACCTaacttgtgaaaaaaaaaacatggcaATATAATGATAGAAGAAGGAAAACATTACTCTTTGATGAATTTAATGGCTGCAACCGGTTACTAATGTCatttaataagaaaaagggTCTAAAAATTGTggagaaattaattatttggtGTAGCAGGTATAACACATTGGTgtgttttgatttgatttgttaCGATTCAATGAGACATTCAACGATCCAGGTCGCCTCCATCGATTGCTTTGTGATTAGTGACCAAGAAAGATATTACTCTTCGATGAATTCAATGGTTGCAACCATTTGTTGGTGTCATTTATGAGGAAAACGACCTTAAAAATgttgataaattaattatttgggTGTAGCATGTGGAACACGTTGGGTCATGACTCACATTTATACACAAttatagtttttcaaaattgttttacaTAGATTATTAAATCGAGTAAAATCAAACCAAGTGAAATTGTTTGACAACAAAAAAACTagtactttatattttttatttttaaaatagaaaatatggtattttcagataatattttttaattatttcatattattttctattgttttttagagttatttttaaaaaataattatacaaatatttaaaataattaaaaataaaatactacacataaaaattatttttaaaatatattaaaaatatgataaaaacaTTATAGGCTTTTAAagaaacttttgttttataaaacatcaaatcaaagtttttataaactatttttaaaaaatgttttgaaaaataggtaCTAAACAGGTCCTTAGATTCTATGacaaatctaaattttttaaggataaattataatttaaaaataactcaattaattataaattgaatcaaaacaaattcaataataaaaaatttgacttatttacatattaaaaattgtttaataactatttttagaatagttttcttatttttagaaacagaaaaccaaaaaaatatttttgataattaaaattttattttttattattaaaaatagaaaatatggtgtttttaaataatatattttaattgtttctaattgttatttttaaaaataattatataaaaatagagaatgattaaaaataaaatattaaatataaaaattatttttaaaacatgtttaaaaacattaaaagctAGATAAAAATATTTCGGTCTCGAACAAATATTTGTTatacaaagaaaatggttttcaatcattttttaaaaattttatttttttaaaaaagttatcaaataCATCCtgacttgtttttaaattcattcaaacaagatgatatttaaaactatttctataaaattattattatttattttcaaataataaaaaaatcaattatgtcTTTATTTacaacatatactaaaatagtactatttttaatgaaaaatataagttaagattttattataatattagtattaatcatattttactaaaaaaaacttaatttttaatttattcatagttttataattatgaataaa
Proteins encoded in this window:
- the LOC117905901 gene encoding methylsterol monooxygenase 1-1-like, with the protein product MLPYKTLQEAEAFLGRNLTFPETVWLNYSANKSDYFLYCHNILFLFLIFSVVPLPLVFMELSRSSGLDKFKIQPKVRLSSADIFRCYKDVMSMFFFVVGPLQLVSYPSIKMIGIRTSLPLPSGWEILMQLAVYFMVEDFTNYWIHRFLHCKWGYEKIHRVHHEYTAPIGFAAPYAHWAEILILGIPSFLGPAMAPGHIITFWLWIALRQIEAIDTHSGYDFPWSPTKYIPFYGGADHHDYHHYVGGQSQSNFASVFTYCDYIYGTDKGYRYQKKLLAKLKEDLKSNGQQNGVSYQNLTQDLKSD